One genomic region from Oncorhynchus gorbuscha isolate QuinsamMale2020 ecotype Even-year linkage group LG13, OgorEven_v1.0, whole genome shotgun sequence encodes:
- the siae gene encoding sialate O-acetylesterase isoform X2 — MCQKICLCFFTILGSLYAYGGRFQFASYYGDHMVLQKAPERAVLWGYGPDDAEVTVFLSGGPVTNNTPTVSVAAGIWRVTLVPMEAGGPYNVTAVLQNNHSITLTDVLFGDVWLCGGQSNMAFTTSQVFNASEELALASKFPQVRIFMAALEQSDTELTDLAGVEVPWSVPTAELLGGGDFKHYSAVCWMFGRHLYKALKYPIGLVTSCWGGTPVETWSSPRALQHCDLDRINGFPMPFTPSMYLSVWTNSLLWNAMIHPLLNMTIKGAIWYQGESNTDYHQKKYSCSFPSMIDDWRMAFHQSSGGQTAPDFPFGFVQASLSEGFPNIRWHQTADYGFAPNLRMKNTFMAVAMDLGDEMSPFGSIHPRDKQDVAYRLSLGARAVAYGEEGVSFQGPFPKRVLVNDQYINVTYDQRVSVTQSKDIFQICCSVVRAPCDSLSLWVPAPIMQWGLSAIQVSTNYCSLNNVAGLRYAWRDWPCDFKACPVYSADGVLPAPPFTLNRWPDKQ; from the exons ATGTGTCAGAAGATATGTTTGTGTTTTTTCACTATTTTAGGATCATTGTATGCCTATG GTGGTAGGTTCCAATTTGCCTCCTATTATGGCGATCACATGGTTCTGCAGAAGGCCCCAGAAAGGGCTGTGTTGTGGGGCTATGGACCCGATGATGCCGAGGTCACAGTCTTTCTATCAGGAGGACCAGTCACTAACAATACACCTACTGTCAGTGTGGCTGCCG GGATATGGAGGGTAACCCTTGTCCCAATGGAAGCTGGCGGTCCCTACAATGTGACTGCAGTCCTCCAGAACAACCACAGTATCACTCTCACAGACGTGCTATTTGGGGATGTCTGGCTGTGTGGGGGACAGAGCAACATGGCTTTCACAACTTCTCAG GTGTTCAATGCATCAGAGGAGCTAGCTCTGGCCTCCAAGTTCCCTCAGGTGCGGATCTTTATGGCTGCCTTGGAGCAGAGCGACACTGAGCTGACTGACCTGGCTGGAGTGGAGGTGCCCTGGTCTGTCCCCACAGCAG AGTTGTTGGGTGGTGGGGATTTCAAGCACTACTCTGCAGTGTGCTGGATGTTTGGGCGCCACTTGTACAAGGCGCTGAAGTACCCCATCGGCCTAGTGACGTCCTGCTGGGGAGGCACACCTGTAGAGACATGGTCCTCCCCACGAGCACTCCAACACTGTGACCTGGACAGGATTAACGG GTTCCCCATGCCATTTACACCTTCAATGTATTTGTCTGTGTGGACTAACTCTTTGTTGTGGAATGCCATGATCCATCCACTTCTCAACATGACCATCAAAGGAGCTATCTGGTACCAAG GTGAGTCCAACACAGACTACCATCAGAAGAAATACTCCTGTTCCTTTCCCTCCATGATTGATGACTGGAGGATGGCTTTCCACCAGAGCTCAGGGGGACAGACTGCACCAGATTTCCCCTTTGGATTTGTACAG GCTTCCTTAAGTGAGGGATTTCCAAACATACGCTGGCACCAGACTGCAGACTATGGCTTTGCTCCCAACCTGCGTATGAAGAACACATTCATGGCTGTTGCTATGGACTTAGGAGATGAAATGTCTCCTTTTGGCAG TATCCATCCCCGGGATAAGCAGGACGTGGCCTATAGACTGTCTCTAGGGGCGAGAGCTGTGGCTTATGGGGAGGAGGGCGTCTCATTCCAGGGGCCTTTCCCTAAACGGGTCCTGGTCAACGACCAGTATATCAATGTAACCTATGACCAGAGAGTGTCTGTCACTCAATCCAAAGATATATTTCAG ATTTGCTGCTCAGTGGTGAGGGCACCCTGTGACTCTCTGTCACTGTGGGTCCCAGCTCCCATAATGCAGTGGGGCCTTAGCGCCATCCAAGTGTCCACGAATTACTGTTCCCTGAACAATGTAGCCGGCCTGCGCTACGCATGGAGGGACTGGCCTTGTGACTTTAAGGCATGTCCTGTTTACAGTGCTGATGGGGTTCTACCTGCACCTCCCTTCACTCTCAACCGCTGGCCGGACAAGCAGTGA
- the siae gene encoding sialate O-acetylesterase isoform X1, with the protein MCQKICLCFFTILGSLYAYGGRFQFASYYGDHMVLQKAPERAVLWGYGPDDAEVTVFLSGGPVTNNTPTVSVAAGIWRVTLVPMEAGGPYNVTAVLQNNHSITLTDVLFGDVWLCGGQSNMAFTTSQVFNASEELALASKFPQVRIFMAALEQSDTELTDLAGVEVPWSVPTAELLGGGDFKHYSAVCWMFGRHLYKALKYPIGLVTSCWGGTPVETWSSPRALQHCDLDRINGFPMPFTPSMYLSVWTNSLLWNAMIHPLLNMTIKGAIWYQGESNTDYHQKKYSCSFPSMIDDWRMAFHQSSGGQTAPDFPFGFVQVSTSRKASLSEGFPNIRWHQTADYGFAPNLRMKNTFMAVAMDLGDEMSPFGSIHPRDKQDVAYRLSLGARAVAYGEEGVSFQGPFPKRVLVNDQYINVTYDQRVSVTQSKDIFQICCSVVRAPCDSLSLWVPAPIMQWGLSAIQVSTNYCSLNNVAGLRYAWRDWPCDFKACPVYSADGVLPAPPFTLNRWPDKQ; encoded by the exons ATGTGTCAGAAGATATGTTTGTGTTTTTTCACTATTTTAGGATCATTGTATGCCTATG GTGGTAGGTTCCAATTTGCCTCCTATTATGGCGATCACATGGTTCTGCAGAAGGCCCCAGAAAGGGCTGTGTTGTGGGGCTATGGACCCGATGATGCCGAGGTCACAGTCTTTCTATCAGGAGGACCAGTCACTAACAATACACCTACTGTCAGTGTGGCTGCCG GGATATGGAGGGTAACCCTTGTCCCAATGGAAGCTGGCGGTCCCTACAATGTGACTGCAGTCCTCCAGAACAACCACAGTATCACTCTCACAGACGTGCTATTTGGGGATGTCTGGCTGTGTGGGGGACAGAGCAACATGGCTTTCACAACTTCTCAG GTGTTCAATGCATCAGAGGAGCTAGCTCTGGCCTCCAAGTTCCCTCAGGTGCGGATCTTTATGGCTGCCTTGGAGCAGAGCGACACTGAGCTGACTGACCTGGCTGGAGTGGAGGTGCCCTGGTCTGTCCCCACAGCAG AGTTGTTGGGTGGTGGGGATTTCAAGCACTACTCTGCAGTGTGCTGGATGTTTGGGCGCCACTTGTACAAGGCGCTGAAGTACCCCATCGGCCTAGTGACGTCCTGCTGGGGAGGCACACCTGTAGAGACATGGTCCTCCCCACGAGCACTCCAACACTGTGACCTGGACAGGATTAACGG GTTCCCCATGCCATTTACACCTTCAATGTATTTGTCTGTGTGGACTAACTCTTTGTTGTGGAATGCCATGATCCATCCACTTCTCAACATGACCATCAAAGGAGCTATCTGGTACCAAG GTGAGTCCAACACAGACTACCATCAGAAGAAATACTCCTGTTCCTTTCCCTCCATGATTGATGACTGGAGGATGGCTTTCCACCAGAGCTCAGGGGGACAGACTGCACCAGATTTCCCCTTTGGATTTGTACAG GTCTCTACGTCTAGAAAGGCTTCCTTAAGTGAGGGATTTCCAAACATACGCTGGCACCAGACTGCAGACTATGGCTTTGCTCCCAACCTGCGTATGAAGAACACATTCATGGCTGTTGCTATGGACTTAGGAGATGAAATGTCTCCTTTTGGCAG TATCCATCCCCGGGATAAGCAGGACGTGGCCTATAGACTGTCTCTAGGGGCGAGAGCTGTGGCTTATGGGGAGGAGGGCGTCTCATTCCAGGGGCCTTTCCCTAAACGGGTCCTGGTCAACGACCAGTATATCAATGTAACCTATGACCAGAGAGTGTCTGTCACTCAATCCAAAGATATATTTCAG ATTTGCTGCTCAGTGGTGAGGGCACCCTGTGACTCTCTGTCACTGTGGGTCCCAGCTCCCATAATGCAGTGGGGCCTTAGCGCCATCCAAGTGTCCACGAATTACTGTTCCCTGAACAATGTAGCCGGCCTGCGCTACGCATGGAGGGACTGGCCTTGTGACTTTAAGGCATGTCCTGTTTACAGTGCTGATGGGGTTCTACCTGCACCTCCCTTCACTCTCAACCGCTGGCCGGACAAGCAGTGA